One Dysosmobacter welbionis DNA segment encodes these proteins:
- the pgsA gene encoding CDP-diacylglycerol--glycerol-3-phosphate 3-phosphatidyltransferase: MNLPNKLTLLRIILIPVFMVVLYWGFPGATWVALAIFIIASLTDMLDGKIARKYNLVTDFGKFADPLADKMLVTAAMLWFVEIGQMPAWMLLIVICREFAVSGLRMIASDKGRVIAAGWSGKVKTAATMVCVVLMFLPIPPVVNTLCVWVITLTTLYSGVEYFVKNKDVIASA; the protein is encoded by the coding sequence ATGAATTTGCCCAATAAATTGACGCTTTTGCGCATTATTCTGATCCCGGTTTTCATGGTGGTGCTGTACTGGGGCTTCCCCGGCGCCACGTGGGTGGCGCTGGCCATCTTCATCATCGCCAGCCTCACGGACATGCTGGACGGCAAGATCGCCCGGAAGTACAACCTGGTGACGGACTTCGGCAAGTTTGCCGACCCCCTGGCGGATAAGATGCTGGTGACCGCCGCCATGCTGTGGTTCGTGGAGATCGGGCAGATGCCCGCCTGGATGCTGCTCATTGTCATTTGCCGGGAGTTCGCCGTCAGCGGCCTGCGGATGATCGCCAGCGACAAGGGACGGGTCATCGCCGCCGGATGGTCCGGCAAGGTCAAGACTGCCGCCACTATGGTGTGCGTGGTGCTGATGTTCCTGCCCATTCCACCGGTGGTGAACACGCTCTGCGTGTGGGTCATCACCCTCACCACCCTGTACTCCGGCGTAGAGTATTTCGTGAAGAACAAGGATGTCATCGCCTCGGCGTGA
- a CDS encoding helix-turn-helix domain-containing protein, which produces MELKDRIAAVRKAAGLTQEQLGELLGVTRQAVSKWESGQTTPDAATIAALCEKLHVSADYVLLGKEPGEGQTAAYEPPDTCPCCGRKVSGSICPECGYQLPNHPPRGPQYAVVATRPGFVQSTESSAQLVKYCGFTQEDANNAIAHYVNNQSRILLQRGLVDSAAQYIAAHLDQDFFCPQIVVDCGESEEALLYKPKAFETPSPVKSQEGIGFWGVVGAVIVALLILSFF; this is translated from the coding sequence ATGGAATTGAAGGACCGTATCGCTGCCGTCCGCAAAGCGGCGGGATTGACCCAAGAGCAGCTGGGCGAGCTGCTGGGTGTCACCCGGCAGGCCGTCAGCAAGTGGGAGAGCGGCCAGACCACGCCGGACGCCGCCACCATCGCCGCGCTGTGCGAAAAGCTCCATGTGTCGGCCGACTATGTGCTGTTGGGAAAGGAGCCGGGGGAGGGACAGACCGCCGCCTATGAGCCGCCGGACACCTGTCCCTGCTGCGGGCGGAAGGTCTCCGGCAGCATCTGTCCGGAATGCGGCTATCAGCTGCCCAATCATCCGCCCCGTGGGCCCCAATACGCTGTCGTTGCCACCCGCCCCGGCTTTGTGCAGAGCACGGAGTCGTCTGCCCAGCTGGTGAAATACTGCGGCTTCACCCAAGAGGATGCCAACAATGCCATCGCCCACTATGTGAACAACCAGTCCCGCATCCTGCTGCAGCGGGGACTGGTTGACAGTGCGGCCCAGTACATTGCCGCCCATCTGGACCAGGATTTCTTCTGCCCGCAGATCGTAGTGGACTGCGGGGAATCCGAGGAGGCGCTGCTTTACAAACCCAAAGCCTTCGAGACACCGTCTCCCGTCAAGAGTCAAGAGGGCATCGGCTTCTGGGGCGTGGTGGGTGCTGTTATCGTTGCCCTGCTGATCCTCTCGTTCTTCTGA
- a CDS encoding helix-turn-helix domain-containing protein yields MELTRAVGENLKRIRKSKKLSMERLAAEAGVSRSMLGQIERGRPTPLWGCWASWPGH; encoded by the coding sequence ATGGAGCTGACCCGGGCGGTGGGGGAGAATCTCAAGCGCATCCGCAAGAGCAAGAAGCTCAGTATGGAGCGGCTGGCGGCGGAGGCCGGCGTGTCCCGCTCCATGCTGGGGCAGATCGAGCGGGGGAGGCCAACCCCTCTGTGGGGCTGCTGGGCAAGCTGGCCGGGGCATTAA
- a CDS encoding uracil-DNA glycosylase yields the protein MADTWEALEQACGQCRNCALAETRLHVVFGDGARDAEILLVGEGPGQREDEQGIPFVGPAGLLLDDMLEIIGLDRTKVYVANIVKCRPPRNRDPLNVEQDACIGWLRRQTALLRPKLIVCLGRIAAKAIIKEDFKITAEHGKWFQRGGVQMTAIYHPSALLRDVEKRPETFVDLKAIQAKVREICTHTDC from the coding sequence ATGGCGGATACCTGGGAGGCGCTGGAGCAGGCCTGCGGACAATGCCGGAACTGCGCCCTGGCGGAGACCCGGCTCCACGTGGTGTTCGGTGACGGTGCCCGGGACGCGGAGATCCTGCTGGTAGGGGAGGGCCCCGGTCAGCGGGAGGACGAGCAGGGCATCCCCTTCGTAGGGCCGGCGGGGCTGCTGCTGGATGATATGCTGGAGATCATCGGCCTGGACCGGACGAAGGTGTATGTGGCCAACATCGTCAAGTGCCGCCCGCCCAGGAATCGGGACCCGCTGAATGTGGAGCAGGACGCCTGCATCGGCTGGCTCCGGCGGCAGACGGCGCTGCTGCGGCCCAAGCTGATTGTCTGTCTGGGCCGGATCGCCGCCAAGGCTATCATCAAGGAGGACTTCAAGATCACCGCCGAGCATGGGAAGTGGTTCCAGCGGGGCGGCGTCCAGATGACGGCTATCTACCATCCCTCCGCGCTGCTGCGGGATGTGGAGAAGCGGCCGGAGACCTTTGTGGACCTGAAAGCTATTCAGGCCAAGGTGCGGGAGATCTGCACCCACACGGACTGCTGA
- the cysS gene encoding cysteine--tRNA ligase has translation MYLYNSATHKKEEFKTHTPGRVEMYTCGPTVYHFAHIGNLRSYIMEDVLEKFLRWTGYDVHRVMNITDVGHLTSDADEGEDKMLKGAKREHKTVMEIAQFYTDAFFEDCRRLNIKTPDVVQPATGCIDEYIKIVSKLMDTGYAYFAGGNVYFDTSKLGRYYVFNDHDEEDLAVGVREGVEEDPNKRNKNDFVLWFTKSKFEDQALKWDSPWGVGYPGWHIECSGISLKYNGEYLDLHCGGVDNAFPHHTNEIAQSESYLGHPWCPQWFHVHHLNTSDGKMSKSKGEFLTVSLLEQKGYDPLAYRYFCLQSHYRKALVFTWENLDNAAAAYTKLIARIAALDPADGPVDQEAMKPYREKFGQQMGNDLNTSMGVTALFDVLKAKTNDATKLALIGDFDSVLSLGLLEKAAAKRAEAAQAKTTQTESGYTVTGEGDPAIDALVLARYEAKKAKNFAEADRIRDELKAQGIEIIDTKGGASWKRV, from the coding sequence ATGTACCTGTACAATTCGGCCACCCACAAGAAAGAGGAGTTCAAGACCCACACCCCCGGCCGCGTGGAGATGTACACCTGCGGCCCCACAGTGTATCACTTCGCCCACATCGGCAACCTGCGCAGTTATATCATGGAGGACGTGCTGGAGAAGTTCCTCCGCTGGACTGGCTATGATGTCCACCGGGTGATGAACATCACCGACGTGGGCCACCTGACCTCCGACGCCGATGAGGGCGAGGACAAGATGCTCAAGGGCGCCAAGCGGGAGCACAAGACGGTCATGGAGATCGCCCAGTTCTACACCGATGCCTTCTTTGAGGACTGCCGCAGGCTGAATATCAAGACGCCGGATGTGGTCCAGCCCGCCACCGGCTGCATCGACGAGTATATCAAGATCGTCTCCAAGCTGATGGATACCGGCTATGCCTACTTCGCCGGCGGCAACGTGTACTTCGACACCTCCAAGCTGGGGCGGTACTACGTCTTCAACGACCACGACGAGGAGGACTTGGCCGTAGGCGTCCGGGAGGGCGTGGAGGAGGATCCCAACAAGCGCAACAAGAACGACTTCGTCCTCTGGTTCACCAAGAGCAAGTTCGAGGACCAGGCCCTGAAGTGGGATTCCCCCTGGGGCGTAGGGTATCCGGGGTGGCATATCGAGTGCTCCGGCATCTCCCTGAAGTACAATGGGGAGTATCTGGATCTCCACTGCGGCGGCGTGGACAACGCCTTCCCCCACCACACCAACGAGATCGCTCAGAGCGAGAGCTACCTGGGCCATCCCTGGTGCCCCCAGTGGTTCCACGTCCATCACCTGAATACCTCGGACGGCAAGATGTCCAAGTCCAAGGGTGAGTTTCTCACTGTGTCCTTGCTGGAGCAGAAGGGCTATGACCCCCTGGCCTACCGGTACTTCTGCCTCCAGAGCCACTACCGCAAGGCGCTGGTGTTCACCTGGGAGAACCTGGACAACGCGGCGGCGGCCTACACCAAGCTGATCGCCCGCATCGCGGCCCTAGACCCGGCGGACGGTCCGGTGGACCAGGAGGCCATGAAGCCCTACCGGGAGAAGTTCGGGCAGCAGATGGGCAACGACCTGAACACCTCCATGGGCGTGACGGCCCTGTTCGACGTGCTGAAGGCAAAGACCAACGACGCCACCAAGCTGGCCCTGATCGGGGACTTTGACAGCGTGCTGTCCCTGGGCCTGCTGGAGAAGGCGGCGGCCAAGCGGGCGGAGGCCGCCCAGGCCAAGACCACCCAAACCGAGAGCGGCTACACCGTCACCGGCGAGGGGGACCCGGCCATCGATGCGCTGGTGCTGGCGCGGTACGAGGCGAAGAAGGCGAAGAACTTTGCGGAGGCGGACCGCATCCGGGATGAGTTGAAAGCCCAGGGCATCGAGATCATCGACACCAAGGGCGGCGCAAGCTGGAAGCGGGTCTAA
- a CDS encoding putative ABC transporter permease, producing the protein MSLWLWTFWTYSFLGYLLERGYAIATHADRQARKCFLLLPMCPVYGLGALAVLALPESLSGSFWSLALWGGLAATAVEYAVHVLYDRLLGVRFWDYSQVRWNLRGRVCLPFSLAWSLLVAAGLPVIQAAIAPALAAVPPTATYAALLVFTADTVVSLQLLRRAGDPAVLSLGNLRAA; encoded by the coding sequence TTGTCTCTGTGGCTATGGACATTTTGGACATACAGCTTTCTCGGCTATCTGCTGGAACGGGGGTACGCCATCGCCACCCACGCGGACCGGCAGGCCCGGAAGTGCTTTCTGCTGCTGCCCATGTGCCCGGTGTACGGGCTGGGGGCCCTGGCGGTGCTGGCCCTGCCGGAATCATTGAGCGGCAGCTTCTGGTCTCTGGCCCTGTGGGGCGGTCTGGCGGCCACAGCAGTGGAGTATGCCGTACACGTTCTCTATGACCGTCTGCTGGGTGTGCGGTTCTGGGACTACTCCCAGGTCCGGTGGAATCTGCGGGGCCGGGTCTGCCTGCCCTTCTCCCTGGCCTGGAGCCTGCTGGTGGCAGCAGGGCTGCCGGTGATCCAGGCAGCGATAGCCCCGGCGCTGGCCGCCGTGCCGCCAACCGCCACCTATGCCGCGCTGCTGGTGTTCACCGCCGACACAGTGGTCTCCCTCCAGCTGCTGCGCCGGGCAGGAGATCCCGCAGTGCTGTCTCTGGGAAATCTGCGGGCTGCGTAA
- a CDS encoding zinc ribbon domain-containing protein — MAFFEDLTKKTKDLAYVAADKAKDVAAVAADKAKDAAELTRISMAIAGEQREIDKNYRTIGEWFVSEYEGEIPDAVRDLVEAVNTSKAKIAELEASKPRKDDGAEVEAAAPAQKICPICGAASDSKFCPQCGAPMGD; from the coding sequence ATGGCTTTTTTTGAGGATCTGACCAAAAAGACAAAGGACCTGGCCTACGTGGCCGCCGACAAGGCCAAGGATGTGGCCGCCGTGGCAGCGGATAAAGCCAAGGACGCGGCGGAGCTGACCCGCATCTCCATGGCCATCGCCGGGGAGCAGCGGGAGATCGACAAGAACTACCGCACCATAGGCGAGTGGTTCGTCAGCGAGTACGAGGGGGAGATCCCCGACGCCGTCCGGGACCTGGTAGAGGCCGTCAACACCTCTAAGGCCAAGATCGCCGAGCTGGAGGCCAGCAAACCCCGTAAGGACGATGGCGCCGAGGTTGAGGCAGCAGCTCCCGCCCAGAAGATCTGCCCCATCTGCGGCGCGGCCTCTGACAGCAAGTTCTGCCCCCAGTGCGGCGCCCCTATGGGTGACTGA
- a CDS encoding CFI-box-CTERM domain-containing protein has product MVEVLYMDGSSEKLTGANIKYGDPPGCYIATAVYGSYDCPQVWTLRRFRDHTLAASWYGRTFLHAYYAVSPTLVKWFGRTAWFQKLWRGPLDRLVARLRDEGVADTPYQDREW; this is encoded by the coding sequence ATGGTGGAGGTCCTCTACATGGACGGCAGCTCGGAAAAGCTCACCGGAGCCAACATCAAGTACGGCGATCCTCCCGGCTGCTACATAGCCACTGCGGTGTATGGCTCCTATGACTGCCCCCAGGTGTGGACCCTGCGGCGTTTCCGGGATCATACCCTGGCCGCCTCCTGGTACGGCCGGACCTTCCTTCATGCCTACTACGCCGTCAGCCCCACGCTGGTAAAGTGGTTCGGCCGGACCGCCTGGTTCCAGAAGCTCTGGCGGGGCCCCCTGGACCGGCTGGTGGCAAGACTCCGGGACGAGGGCGTGGCGGACACCCCCTATCAGGACCGGGAGTGGTGA
- the epsC gene encoding serine O-acetyltransferase EpsC — protein MAKRVTRLGGLLAAYQRRDPAARSKLEIFLLYPGVHAVLYHRVAHWLYRHHRFFLARCVSQWSRFWTGIEIHPGATIGHRLVIDHGMGIVIGETAEIGDDCLLYQGVTLGGTGKDKGKRHPTLGNNVMVGSGAKVLGPFTVGDNARIAAGAVVLSAVPEDCTAVGVPAHVVRVAGKIATFADEVDQISVRDPVEEKLNAALSRLEFLEKLMDEQYLKSRREESAGSET, from the coding sequence ATGGCAAAACGAGTAACCCGACTGGGCGGCCTGCTGGCCGCCTACCAGCGCCGCGACCCCGCGGCCCGCAGCAAGCTTGAGATTTTTCTCCTGTACCCTGGTGTCCATGCCGTTCTGTACCACCGGGTGGCCCATTGGCTGTACCGGCATCATCGATTCTTTCTGGCCCGGTGCGTCTCCCAGTGGAGCCGGTTCTGGACCGGCATTGAAATCCACCCCGGCGCCACCATCGGCCACCGGCTGGTGATCGACCACGGCATGGGCATTGTCATCGGCGAGACTGCGGAGATCGGAGACGACTGTCTGCTCTACCAGGGGGTGACCCTGGGGGGCACCGGCAAGGACAAGGGCAAGCGCCACCCCACCCTGGGCAACAATGTGATGGTGGGTTCCGGCGCCAAGGTACTGGGCCCCTTCACCGTGGGGGACAACGCCCGCATTGCCGCGGGCGCCGTGGTCCTCAGCGCGGTGCCGGAGGACTGCACCGCCGTGGGCGTCCCCGCCCATGTGGTCCGAGTGGCCGGAAAGATCGCCACCTTCGCCGACGAGGTGGACCAGATCAGCGTCCGGGACCCCGTAGAGGAAAAGTTGAATGCAGCCTTATCCCGTCTGGAATTTTTGGAAAAACTCATGGATGAACAATATCTCAAGAGCCGGCGGGAGGAATCCGCCGGTTCGGAAACGTAA
- a CDS encoding GNAT family N-acetyltransferase: MHIRTASLADAAALAAVEAACFPPAEAATAAEITDRLAYYADHFWLLEEDDGTLVSFVDGMTTDEPTLRDEMYENAALHDEDGTWQMIFGVNTLPAYRRRGCAGAVLERVIADARAQGRRGCVLTCKDKLVHYYEKFGFVNEGVSQSTHGGVVWYDMRLTF, translated from the coding sequence ATGCACATTCGGACTGCCTCTCTGGCGGACGCGGCTGCCCTGGCGGCGGTGGAGGCCGCCTGCTTCCCACCAGCGGAGGCTGCCACGGCGGCGGAGATCACAGACCGTCTGGCCTACTACGCAGACCACTTCTGGCTGCTGGAGGAGGACGACGGCACGCTGGTGAGCTTTGTGGACGGCATGACCACCGACGAGCCCACGCTCCGGGACGAGATGTATGAAAACGCCGCCCTCCACGACGAGGACGGCACCTGGCAGATGATCTTCGGCGTCAACACCCTGCCGGCCTATCGCCGCCGGGGCTGCGCCGGAGCGGTGCTGGAGCGGGTGATTGCCGACGCCCGGGCCCAGGGAAGACGCGGCTGCGTCCTCACCTGTAAGGACAAGCTGGTCCACTACTACGAAAAATTCGGCTTTGTGAACGAGGGCGTCTCCCAGTCCACCCACGGCGGCGTGGTATGGTATGACATGCGCCTGACCTTTTGA
- the rimO gene encoding 30S ribosomal protein S12 methylthiotransferase RimO — MPYNISFISLGCAKNQVNCEQMMASVQAAGHTIQAQPEGADVVVVNTCGFLQSACEEAIDNILEMAELKRAGQVQKILVTGCMTQRYKQDVLNELPEVDGILGTGSYGDICAAIDEVMGASGLRPCHLGSIHTAPQDGGRILSTPPWYAYLRIAEGCDNHCAYCVIPSLRGKYRSRPMEGLLEEARELADAGVKELLVIAQDITRYGTDLNGEHQLASLLRELCRLDFHWVRLHYLYPDEITEELIDTIAEEPKIVKYLDIPIQHCNDGILKAMNRRDTKAELLDLLTKLRARIPGLVLRTSLITGLPGEGEAELEELCVFLRETKIERAGVFPFSPEEGTRAAQMDHVDMEEARRRAELVVDVQSDIIDAYNESVLGTEREVLCEGFDSQAQMHFGRSYAESPDIDGRIWFDADREVEPGTFVTVRLTGVMDGELTGELAEE, encoded by the coding sequence GTGCCATATAACATTTCCTTTATCTCCCTGGGCTGCGCCAAGAATCAGGTGAACTGCGAGCAGATGATGGCCTCTGTCCAGGCCGCCGGCCATACCATCCAGGCCCAGCCGGAGGGGGCCGACGTGGTGGTGGTGAACACCTGCGGCTTCCTGCAGTCCGCCTGCGAGGAGGCCATCGACAACATTCTGGAGATGGCGGAGCTGAAGCGGGCTGGCCAGGTACAGAAGATCCTGGTCACCGGCTGCATGACCCAGCGGTACAAGCAGGACGTTCTGAACGAGCTGCCGGAGGTGGACGGCATTCTGGGCACCGGCAGCTACGGCGATATCTGCGCCGCCATCGACGAGGTGATGGGGGCCTCTGGCCTGAGGCCCTGCCACCTGGGCAGCATCCACACCGCCCCCCAGGACGGGGGACGCATCCTGTCCACGCCCCCCTGGTATGCCTACCTCCGCATCGCCGAGGGGTGCGACAACCACTGCGCCTACTGTGTGATCCCCTCCCTGCGGGGCAAATACCGCAGCCGCCCCATGGAGGGCCTTCTGGAAGAGGCCAGGGAGCTGGCGGACGCCGGCGTGAAGGAGCTGCTGGTCATCGCCCAGGATATCACCCGGTATGGAACGGACCTGAACGGCGAGCACCAGCTGGCGTCTCTCCTGCGGGAGCTGTGCAGGCTGGACTTCCACTGGGTCCGGCTCCACTATCTGTATCCGGACGAGATCACTGAGGAGCTGATCGACACCATTGCGGAGGAGCCCAAGATCGTCAAGTATCTGGACATCCCCATCCAGCACTGCAACGACGGGATCCTGAAGGCCATGAACCGCCGGGATACCAAGGCGGAGCTGCTGGACCTGCTGACAAAGCTCCGGGCCCGCATCCCCGGCCTGGTGCTGCGGACCAGCCTCATCACCGGCCTGCCCGGCGAGGGCGAGGCGGAGCTGGAAGAGCTGTGTGTCTTTCTCCGGGAGACAAAGATTGAACGGGCCGGGGTGTTCCCCTTCTCCCCGGAGGAGGGCACCCGGGCGGCCCAGATGGACCATGTGGACATGGAGGAGGCCCGCCGCCGGGCGGAGCTGGTGGTGGACGTTCAGTCCGACATCATCGACGCGTACAACGAGTCTGTTCTGGGAACGGAGCGGGAGGTGCTGTGCGAGGGCTTCGACAGCCAGGCCCAGATGCACTTCGGCCGCAGCTACGCCGAGTCCCCGGACATCGACGGCCGCATCTGGTTTGACGCGGACCGGGAGGTGGAACCGGGCACCTTTGTGACCGTCCGGCTTACCGGCGTCATGGACGGCGAACTGACCGGAGAATTGGCGGAGGAGTAA
- a CDS encoding alpha/beta fold hydrolase produces the protein MVRNEFTFPSADGRTGIHAVEWTPDMAPRAVLVLSHGVSEHILRYEPLAAYLTEWGFAVAGHDHLGHGLSVAAGAPRLYFGPRGSWDWAVQDLYARRELAGQRFPGLPVFLLGHSMGSFLARTYLIRYPGTVAGAILMGTGQMPPALVAAGRVLAAREARKVGDRHSSPLVNKLAFEAYNQKFAPNRTGYDWLSASTENVDQYLADPLCGGDPTIGLFREMLRGIACIEKQENLKRMNRNTPVLFLSGQDDPVGTWARVSGGRTAASAAPVSGTWRSGFIRACGMRSSRRRAGRRSMRTWRTGWRPTCRNSDRPDAKGSRAWTFPHARLLTQPADFPETALRDLLPGAAAGGRPLCRR, from the coding sequence ATGGTGAGAAACGAATTTACCTTCCCCTCCGCAGACGGGCGGACCGGCATCCATGCGGTGGAGTGGACGCCGGACATGGCACCCCGGGCGGTTCTGGTGCTCTCCCATGGCGTGTCGGAGCACATCCTGCGGTATGAGCCCCTGGCGGCCTACCTGACGGAGTGGGGCTTTGCCGTGGCAGGCCACGACCACCTGGGGCACGGTCTCTCCGTGGCGGCGGGGGCGCCCCGGCTGTACTTCGGACCCAGGGGCAGCTGGGACTGGGCGGTGCAGGACCTCTATGCCCGGCGGGAGCTGGCAGGGCAGCGGTTCCCCGGCCTTCCGGTGTTCCTGCTGGGGCATTCCATGGGGTCCTTCCTGGCCCGGACGTATCTGATCCGCTACCCCGGCACCGTGGCCGGAGCCATCCTGATGGGCACGGGGCAGATGCCCCCGGCGCTGGTGGCGGCGGGCCGCGTCCTGGCCGCCCGGGAGGCCAGAAAGGTGGGGGACCGCCATTCCAGCCCCTTGGTGAACAAACTGGCCTTCGAGGCATACAATCAGAAATTTGCCCCCAACCGCACGGGATACGACTGGCTCTCCGCCAGCACGGAGAACGTGGACCAGTATCTTGCGGATCCCCTCTGCGGAGGGGACCCCACCATCGGACTCTTCCGGGAGATGCTGCGGGGGATCGCCTGCATTGAGAAGCAAGAAAACCTGAAGCGGATGAACCGGAATACCCCGGTCCTCTTCCTCTCCGGGCAGGACGACCCGGTGGGGACATGGGCAAGGGTGTCCGGCGGGCGTACCGCAGCTTCCGCCGCTCCGGTGTCCGGGACGTGGAGATCAGGCTTTATCAGGGCCTGCGGCATGAGATCCTCCAGGAGACGGGCCGGGAGAAGGTCTATGCGGACGTGGCGCACTGGCTGGAGGCCCACCTGCCGGAACAGTGACCGGCCGGACGCAAAAGGAAGCCGGGCATGGACGTTTCCCCATGCCCGGCTTCTTACGCAGCCCGCAGATTTCCCAGAGACAGCACTGCGGGATCTCCTGCCCGGCGCAGCAGCTGGAGGGAGACCACTGTGTCGGCGGTGA
- a CDS encoding biotin transporter BioY → MKQTSKTRTRLRTVDLAYAALFAVLLMVCAWINIPLTVPFTLQTFGVFAALGTLGGRRGTLAILAYLLLGLVGLPVFSGFQGGPGVLLGTTGGYILGFLASALLYWGMTARLGDRPAVTAAAMVLGLLVCYAFGTAWFLVAYARAAGPIGLWAALGMCVFPFVVPDLVKLALAWMLSRRLAGCLR, encoded by the coding sequence TTGAAACAGACTTCCAAGACTAGGACCCGGCTGCGGACGGTGGACCTGGCGTACGCCGCCCTGTTCGCAGTGCTGCTGATGGTGTGCGCCTGGATCAACATTCCCCTGACAGTGCCGTTCACGCTCCAGACCTTTGGCGTGTTTGCAGCCCTGGGGACCCTGGGGGGCCGGCGGGGGACATTGGCTATCCTGGCATATCTGCTGCTGGGCCTGGTGGGCCTGCCGGTGTTCTCAGGCTTTCAGGGAGGCCCGGGCGTTCTGCTGGGCACCACCGGCGGGTATATCCTGGGTTTTCTGGCCTCGGCCCTGCTGTATTGGGGCATGACCGCCCGGCTGGGCGACCGTCCGGCGGTGACGGCCGCGGCCATGGTGCTGGGCCTGCTGGTGTGCTATGCCTTCGGCACCGCCTGGTTCCTGGTGGCCTATGCCCGGGCGGCGGGGCCCATCGGCCTGTGGGCAGCACTGGGAATGTGCGTGTTCCCCTTTGTGGTGCCGGACCTGGTGAAGCTGGCCTTGGCGTGGATGCTGTCCCGGCGGCTAGCGGGCTGCCTGCGGTAG
- the glpK gene encoding glycerol kinase GlpK, with product METYIAALDQGTTSSRAILFNRAGEIVSRAQHPFRQIYPQPGWVEHDPLEIWATEKRALAEVVGAAHIDPKRIAALGITNQRETTILWDRSTGQPVCNAIVWQCRRTASLCDTLKADGLGPLVAERTGLLIDAYFSGTKIRWLLDHVPGARERAERGELCAGTVDSWLIWNLTGGAAHVTDYSNASRTMLFNIHTLQWDEALCRALGIPASLLPEPLPNCHLYGRVAPDIPGLEDLAGIPICGSAGDQPAALFGQACFTPGQAKNTYGTGCFTLMNVGGEPVASQSGLVTSVAWSLGGETTYALEGSVFNAGSTIQWLRDELGLISSAPECDRLAESVPDAGGVYVVPAFTGLGAPYWDMYARGTIVGLTRGTTKAHIARAVLDAIAFQVTDLVQAMNADAPCPITTLRVDGGASVSDIMMQTQADLLRLPVDRPAQVETTAFGAAALAGLAAGVWGSLEEVAALRRSQHVFLPQRPQAACEAQYRLWRRAVDRALRWIENDV from the coding sequence ATGGAAACATACATCGCTGCCCTGGACCAGGGAACCACCAGCTCCCGGGCCATCCTGTTCAACCGGGCCGGGGAGATCGTCTCCCGCGCCCAGCACCCCTTCCGCCAGATCTACCCCCAGCCCGGCTGGGTGGAGCACGATCCGCTGGAAATCTGGGCCACGGAGAAGCGGGCCCTGGCGGAGGTCGTGGGCGCCGCCCACATCGACCCCAAGCGGATCGCCGCCCTGGGCATCACCAACCAGCGGGAGACCACCATCCTCTGGGACCGCTCCACCGGGCAGCCGGTCTGCAACGCCATCGTATGGCAGTGCCGCCGGACCGCTTCCCTCTGCGACACGCTGAAGGCCGACGGCCTGGGCCCCCTGGTGGCGGAGCGGACGGGCCTGCTGATCGACGCCTACTTCTCCGGCACCAAGATCCGGTGGCTGCTGGACCACGTCCCCGGCGCCCGGGAACGGGCGGAGCGGGGGGAGCTGTGCGCCGGCACGGTGGACAGCTGGCTCATCTGGAACCTCACCGGCGGGGCAGCCCACGTGACAGACTACTCCAATGCCTCCCGGACCATGCTGTTCAACATCCACACCCTCCAATGGGACGAGGCGCTTTGCCGGGCGCTGGGCATCCCCGCTTCCCTGCTGCCGGAGCCGCTGCCCAACTGCCATCTCTACGGCCGTGTGGCCCCGGACATTCCCGGACTGGAGGATCTGGCGGGCATCCCCATCTGCGGCAGCGCCGGGGACCAGCCGGCGGCCCTGTTCGGCCAGGCCTGCTTCACGCCGGGCCAGGCGAAGAACACCTACGGCACCGGCTGCTTCACGCTGATGAATGTGGGCGGTGAGCCGGTGGCCTCCCAGTCGGGATTGGTAACCTCCGTGGCTTGGTCCCTGGGGGGCGAGACTACCTATGCCCTGGAGGGCAGCGTGTTCAACGCCGGCAGCACCATCCAGTGGCTGCGGGATGAACTGGGGCTCATCTCCTCCGCCCCGGAGTGCGACCGGCTGGCGGAGAGCGTGCCGGACGCCGGAGGCGTCTACGTGGTGCCCGCCTTCACCGGCCTGGGCGCCCCCTACTGGGACATGTACGCCCGTGGCACCATCGTGGGGCTGACCCGTGGCACCACCAAGGCCCACATTGCCCGGGCGGTGCTGGACGCCATCGCCTTCCAGGTGACGGATCTGGTACAGGCCATGAACGCCGACGCCCCTTGCCCCATCACCACATTACGGGTGGACGGTGGTGCCTCCGTCAGCGACATCATGATGCAGACCCAGGCGGATCTGCTGCGACTGCCGGTGGACCGACCCGCCCAGGTGGAGACCACTGCCTTCGGCGCTGCAGCCCTGGCGGGGCTGGCGGCCGGAGTGTGGGGCAGTCTGGAGGAAGTGGCTGCCCTGCGCCGCAGCCAGCACGTATTTCTGCCCCAGCGGCCCCAGGCCGCCTGCGAGGCCCAGTACCGCCTGTGGCGCCGGGCGGTGGACCGGGCGTTGCGGTGGATTGAAAACGATGTGTAA